The genomic stretch GATGGGAGACGTCAACAACCATTTTTCCGGATTTTCCCACAGAGACACATTTCCTAAATAGTTTTCCATCCCTTCCAGCCTGCTTACCTCATAAAATACACGACCTAATTGCAAGGAAGCACTGATATAATTACTTACGCCTGCACATTCAAGCGCAGCAGCAAAACGATTGGTATGTGTAACCAGGAAATTAGTCAATCCGCCACCTATACTGTGCCCATTGATCCCCATTTTTGTACTGTCTACATAAGCTAATTTTGCAAGGTAATCTGAAGCCGAAACAATTGCATTGTATACACCAACACCTGGCTCTTCAGTTTTCTTGAAAATATCAGGGGTAAACACCAAGTACCCTCTTGTGGCAAACCAGGCAACATCGATATTGGCAATGGTATATTCCGGAGTAGGGAATTGGTACATCCGATGCGTTCTCTGCTGGTAATAATTGATAATTACGGGGTACTTTTTAGTGGAATCAAAGTCGCCAGGTTTGTACAGAATTCCCTGGGAATAGGTTCCATCATATTGTTTCCATTGAATTAATTCCGTTGTTGGCCAATTATAATCCCGTTGGGGGGCAAAATCAGTCAATGGTTTAAATATCTTAAAATCAGTCGTATAATATAAATTGGAAGCTTCACTGGTTGATTGCCGCTTTATGATCCATGATTTTCCGGTTTTTATCTGAACCGGGGCCATTCCAATCCCAGCCATGAAATTCTGGGCATTTACGGGAAGAAGGTTATGGGCAACAAGATGAAAAACATACGGTCCCATCACCAACAGAGAAGGATCGTTAATTTTATCAAAAGAGGCCTGGTAAAATCCATTGTACTTATTGGAAAGATTAAAAGCAGTAAGCAATACCTTTTCTCCTTTTTTGAAGAAAACCGGGTCACTCATGCTTACCATGCCATTAGTGACACGCAGTTTAATGTTGCTTTTCCTCCCAAAGCCATTTGTCATATTAGTAGCTTTTCCGTCGGCAGGGTTAATCTTCCAAATATCATAATCCTCATATACCATAAAGGATTCATCCTCATTCCACCCAGCCACTCCGATAGGGCCAAGTGGACCATTCTTTGAGCGATCAGCATTTACTATCCCTTCAAAAGCAAGGTATCCTTTAGGAACGTTGCAGGAAATGCAGGTGGCAGAATTAGTACCCAGGTCATACCGGTAGTAATTAAAATCTACAGCATCAAAATAAAGCAGGTATTTTCCTTTAGGAGAAAAAAAGAGCGTTTTATTTCCAGCTGGCAATTGCTTCCTGCTTCCATCCTTAAAGGAAACCAGCCAGTTGATATTATCCTGCTTCAACCAAAAACGATCACCCTGGGCATTATAAGCAATAACTGCTTCACTGGTAACTTCTGAAGAAGCCACCATTTGTTCAAAGTCCTTTGTCAAGGTAATCACCTTGTTGCTGCCTTCAATTGGCATAGCCACAGTTAGTCCCGGCCGGATCCGCTGGCCCAGTTGTGTGCATTGCAATAGGGTATCCCGATAGTTCCAAACATCCACCATTACGGCATCAGGATCAGCTTCGGGAACAGATGGATTATATACCTGGAACAACAAATATTGTCCATTCCTGCTAAATTGCGGCATCATAAAATTAATATACTTTCCATTATCAATTCCTTCCGCCTTGTCATCAGCCTTTTTTTCCCCTCTTGCCATACCATCTTTAAAATACCATATTTCATACAGCGCCTGCACAGGCAGTCCACTGGGGACGTTGTTGACCTTTACCTGGAAAACAACCTGGTCTCCGTTATCATTAACAGCATAATTATTGATCTCCCGCATCTCCTCAGATCCTGCCATCCAGAGGTCATCCATTTTAAGCGTCAACAAATTAAGTTTACGAAGTGTTTGTACCGTATTTGATCCGGCTGTTGCAGCAGTTCTCAACATAATTGCCGAGCCTGTCCTGTTAAATGCATATTCAACAACAGAATCATACGTATATTCTTTGTTGGTCGCCATGTCCAGCAGAATTAATCGGGATGGTTCGCTTTTCCGGATGTACGCGAGCCATTTGCCTTTATCCTCATCTGGCTGCAGTATCGCCTGCACTCCTCCGATAACCCTGGTTGACATATCAGCCAATTGCATAAAGAATAGGGAGTCGCTTTTCTTAAAATAAAACTGCCTGTTATCCTTAGAAAAAAATCCAGTACCATAATCCACGCCGGTGAATGATCTTTTTTGATTACCCTGGGCAGTAGACAGCACGAGCGTTCTATTATTGCCACCGCCAAAAGAGTAATGATACCTGATGTATTCTCCATTACCACTTACCAAAACATCCGACTCAAAATTCACCCAGTCTTTCAGGGCATTACTATCTATAACTTTTTTACCTTTTGATAAAGCAGCTACCTGGACGGGCAATGTTGTTTGTTGCGCATTAAGTACAACAAGGCATTTAAAAGCCACACATAACATCAAAAATCGCTTCATAATGAATTTGATTATGCTTTTAAAGAGTGTTTATAATTTAATACTTATTTACAAATAGGATTCTACCTACTTCGGGCATACGCAGGTATTCGTATAGAGTTACCTACATTCAAAATAATGGAATACTCTTACCTGTAATAAATTGTAAAATCATGTGCTCATCAGCGCTTTACATAGCAAAAACGGAGATCATGCCCGTATATAACATGAATGAAAAAATATGCCCGGCTACAGCCAGGCATATTTAAAATACGGATGAGGTTTATGTGTTATTATTGTTCGTAACCGGGGTTTTGTACCAAATTTCCATTCTTTTGTATATCACTGAATGGAATGGGATATAACTGATCTGTCGACTGCCAGACACCACCTTTCAAAGGAGTCATTTGCTGCATGACAGCATTCACTTTATTGGTTCTCTTAAGATCTAACCAACGATGCCCCATTTCAGTAAACAGCTCCCTTTTTCTTTCCTGCCATACAGCTTCCAGCAAAACAGCTGGATCAGTAATAGCCAGCGCAGCTGCCCCTGCTCTTGAACGAACAGTATTCAAATCCAACAATCCTTCTTCTACAAGGCCAGCCCTGGCCCTTGCCTCTGCCCTTATTAGGAATATTTCGCCTAATCTGAGGATCATTAGGTATTCCGTAGGACTTTCTGTGGTTTGCTTTTGCTTATACTTAAAAGGAAAATAATAAGTGGTGCCTAAGACAATGACGCTGTCTATCCAATGCTTATTGAATCGTCTTTGATCATCAGCAGTAAAATCATTCAGCAATTGTGTACTTAGATATACAGGGTTCAGATTTGCGCTTGGGGTAGGACCATTGGCACCAAGAACGAATGCAAATGCTTCCTCTGTATTTCGACCTGTTTTTACAGGCTGTAATTGCCAGATTGCTTCAGTGCTCCCTTTTATAAATACATCATCCAGGCCAGCCAACTGGAACAAAGATTGCTGATTGATGACATCTTCCGCATATTTACCGGCCTCCTGGTAATTACCCAGATACAAATAGGTCCGGGCCAACAAAGCAGCCGCGGCCCATTTTGTAGGACGAACCCGCTCCGCTACCCCTGGATACCTAACCAGGCTACCATTTAAATAATCTATGCTTAACAAATCTACAGCATCCTTCAGGTCTGAAACAATCTGCTCATATACCTGTTGAGCAGTAGCCTGCCTGGAAACTGCATTTACACTGGGATCAGTTGTTAAAATAAGTGGGACATTGCCGTAAAGATTAACAAGGTAAAAATAAAAAAAAGCCCTTAAAAACCGGGCTTCACCAAGAAGCTGCTGTTTAACTGCCGGCGTAAGCGCATTGGAGGCAGAAAGCCCTTCGATAGCAGCATTGCAACTAAAGATATAAGTATACCAGCCCAGTCCACCAACCCCAACCCATAATTCGGTGCCAATGCTTTGTGCGGCGGTAGAACGTAACTCATTCCTATAATATGCATTGAGGCGGCTATCAGATACCCCGCTAAATAATACCAGCTCATCTCCTGAAAGCCCGGTCAACATAGCTAATCCTGCTGTACCAGAAATCCCAGGTACTCCGGAAGCATTACTCATAGAGGCATATATACCTGTAACAGCTGCGATGGCTGTTGGATCAGACCTGAATATCAATTCCTGGTTAATGCTTGTCAATGGAGGATCTATGGATAGCATTTTTGTGCACCCATTTGAAAAGATCAACAGCCAGCTAATTAATAAGGCAGCTGTTAGTGTTCTATATCGTCTTAGAGCAATACAAGGCAACATATTATAATCAATTTACGCTAAAGGGATAATTGAGTACCGACAGTTACTATTCGTAATGGCGGCAGGGAAATCATGCTTTGTGTTTCCGGATCTAATCCACTGTAACTGGTAATAGTGAAAAGATTCTGCGCATGAACATACAGATTGGCTTTCTTAAAGCCGGCTTTACGCAACCATGCTACAGGTAATTCCCAGGAAAGCGCCACATTCTTCAGTCTTATAAAAGAAGCATCGGTAAATCTATAATCACTGGAGATCACCTCTGCAAAAAAATTATTGCTGGTAGTAAACTTTTCGATAGGTTTCTTATCGCCAATTTTCTGCCACCTGTCTAGGACAGAAACAGATTGATTACTAAGCCCGCCATAAAAACTGCCAGGCAACCTTGAACCGTTCCAGAACAGCGCATCATTATAGCCCATTTGCTTTACAAACTGGAACAGGAAATCCAACTGAATGCCTTTATAGGTTAAGGTATTCTGGAAGCCACCGTAGAATTTTGGCAATTTATTGACCAGCGCTGTCAGATCTGTGGAAGGATTTGGAGTATTGGTACCTTCCCCTTTACTGGTCAGGAACTGGTATTTTCCGGAGGCTGGATCAACCCGTGAAAACCGGTAACTTTTGCTAACAGTAAGCGGATGGCCTACCACCAAAAGATTTGCATAAGTAGAGGCGGAAAGTTCCGGGAAGGAAAGCAGTTCGTTTTGGGGAATGGTGAGGTTAAAATTAGATCTCCAGGAAAAATTATTATGCTGCAGGTTTCTTGAATTCACGGAAAACTCCCAATTCCTGTTCTGTACTACAGCAGGAAAATTAACAAGATAACTGGTAAAGCCAGCTATAGCAGGCAGATTATAATCCAGCAACTGATTGGAAGACCTATTCCTGACATAAAAAACATTCAGCAAGATATTATCCTTTAAAAATCCTAACTCCATCCCAACCTGCAACTTCTTTGTTTCTTCCCATTGAAGATGCGGGTTAGGCAGGCCGGCTGGCATTAAACTTACTACTCCCTGGTAGGGTATTTCAATGGTGGGGAAATTATATAAGCTAAGAAAACGGTAATCGCCTATCTGATCATTTCCGGTTGTACCATAACTGCCTTTCAGTTTACCAAAACTTATAAAATCAATATTATCATTAAAAAAAGATTCATTGGAAAAGATCCAGCCGGCGCCTATGGAATAAAAATTATGCAACCGGTTGGCGCCGCCAAAGCGGGAGCTTCCATCCCTACGCAGGGATATATTTATAAGGTATTTATCCTCCCAGTTATAATTTAACCTGCCGAACAATGCATTGTATTTGTACTCTGATTGTAGTGCATATTGTGAAGTGAGCGTTGCTGCAGCATCCACATTCTCCAAAAGTTCATCGTTCAAATGTCCCGTACCGTAGAGGTATCCGGCAGTTGTTTTTAAGTTAAGGATGGTACCCCCAAAAAGCAATTCCATTCTACCCTTGCTAATATCAGTATTGAATTTCAGTTGTGGTTCAATGATCCAGGAATCAATATTCCTGGTTCCATAATCAGCTGCCCGAAGCGAATTTGCTCGATTCTCCGGAATTTCAAGGATCAGCGGCAAGGCTCTTATATCATTAGTCCTCATACTATTGTAACCAAAACTACTGCTCAACTCAAGAAAAGGAAAAAGTTTGTACCCGGCTACCACATTACTGATGAGGTTGTAGGTGTTATTGCGGTACTTCACAAGCACTTTGCGCATTGGATTACCATAAAACGTAGAAGCTCCTGCAGCATTAGGCGCCCAGTTCAACGTGCCGTCGGCATTCAAAAGAGAAGGAGCGTTGGGCTCCAGCAGTAGCGCTTCCTGCGTTAGATCAAATCCTGGCAGTTGGTTCCTGTCAAACATATAGTTACCCGAAAACTGAAAGCGAAACCTGTTATCCGTAGAATTGGCAGTTATACTGGCATTAGCACCTATTTTTTCATTCGAAAAATCGCTGGGAATAGGAAATACAGTTGTTTCCTTGTGATAAGTAGCCCCAAACAGGTAGCGTACCGTTGAATTGCCACCCGATACATTTGCACTGATATTTGACAAACGGGATGTATTTCCAATCAATTCCTCCTGCCAGTCTGTATATCGGGTAGTATCCCAAACTTTCAGATCGTCAGCCGCTATTGAAGGACTTTTCCAGTTTATCCCATCATTTCTGAATGCTTCATACCGCATATCCAAATACTGTCTTGTATTTAGCATATCCAGCTTTTGACCAACCTGACCCCATCCCGTCTGCATATTAACATTCAGCTGCATCTGACCAACTTTTCCTTTTTTCGTAGTGATCAGAATAGCGCCATTAGCCGCCCGGGAGCCGTAGATGGCAGTAGCATCTGCATCTTTTAACACATCGATACTTTCAATATCAGCAATATTGATATAGTTAAGCGGATTACCATTTCCACTATAATTGGGACCGGCTGGTCCTAATACCGCATCTATAACTGTAGAAGGCAATTCTGAAATAATAGGAACACCATCAATCACATACAGCGGATTATTGCCACTTGTGATACTATTAATACCCTGCACCTGCACTTTGACACTACTTCCGGCCAGCCCGGAAGGCTGTAAAACAAATAAGCCGGGAACCCGGCCCTGCAGGCTTAGGAGAGGGTTTGTTACAGGCTGCTTCTCAATATCCTTTGCCGTTATGGTAACGGAATTACTGGTATTCAATCTCCTGGTGGTTGTCCCGTAAGCAATTATCTGGACCTCATCAAGCTTCCCTGTTTTGCCTTTGACCTCTACCAGCATATTTTTCTGCCCTTTTACTGGTCTTTCCGTGGGTAGTATGTTGACTGCTGTAATCAGGATCGTGGCATTGGCGGCAATCTGCCTTAATTGAAAAACCCCATCTCCATTAGTAGCCGTTGCTATGGTAGTGCCTCTCACCTGGATAGTTGCACCTACTACCGGATCACCATTTTCATTGATCACCCGACCAGTTACGTCAATAGGATTATCCCGGACTTCCAGCATATTATTAAAGAGCTGGGGCGCGGCTACTATGCGTTCCCGGATAACTATATATTTTTCCTTTTGAATATATTCAATACCCGGCTGCTGACTGAATATTTTATCAAGAAGTGTAAAAACATTCCCGCTAAAAGTGAGCGTTACGGGCTTGGATTTATATTTTATTACATCCATGGGGTAGAAAAAACGGAGAGCAGTCTTTTTCTGGATCGTACCTATTACCGTCAACAACGGTTTATCTTTTACAGAAATAGTTATCTCCTGCCTGCTGGCATTACCGCTGGCTTGGAGACTGATCAAAATAAGCAGAAAGAGGATTGAGTTCACGAATTTTTTCATAACCTTGGTTCTCCTTGTAGTATTGAAGTCAATATTCATTAACGAGTCAATGCGGCATGGAACGGCTACCTCATCCCTATTAATGGAGAGGAGAAGTATGATTACTAAAATGATTAGCTTATTTGTATAGAATAGGATGGTTAGAAGCGAAGCGAAACGGAGTTTATTGGGGATGCACAATTACTGTATGCCCATCAATTTCAAACTGTACGTACCTTGTCATCTCTAAAATGGAAAGTACGTTGGAAAGGCTCTCATTATCCGGTATTCGCAGTGAAAAATTTGACCGTAATTTCCCTGGCTTATATTCAAGTTTGACATCATACCAGCGCGCCAGCGTCCGAAGAATTTCTTCCAATGGCCGGTCTTCAAATGCTAATTCCCCATCAATCCAGGCTACAGCATCTTCCGGAATAGAAATAATATTAATTTTTTTCTCCTTCCTCTTTAAAACCCCAGCAGGAAACAATGCTTGCTGACCTGGTCTGAGCAATACACCGGATGACCTGTCAGTAAGATCTTTTTCCGTATCAAGTCTGACCGCTCCCGTTAATAAAGATGTTTTTATAGCTGGTTCATCAGGATAAGCATTAACAGTAAAGCTGGTTCCTAATACATTTATCTCCAATTCGTTTACAACTACTTTGAAAGGTTTCTTGCTCTTTTTTACTTCAAAATACGCCTCCCCAATGATTGAGACTTTCCTTTCATCTCCGGAAAAAACCGTAGGATAATCAATGCGGGAATCAGCGTTCATTTGTACAGCAGTGCCATCCGGAAGCACCACCCGATACTTACCCCCTTTGGGCGTTGTCACCGTATTCATAGCACCGGCTCTGACCGGATTACCCGAAACAGTCTTATAAACCAATTGTCCATCTACCAATTTCTGGATCCGGACGCCACGTTCAGGCTCTATTATTCCATCAGGCATTTGCTCCAGGACAATTTTACTGCCATCAGAAAGGGTCAGGGTAGCTTTTTGCTCTCCTGGGGGAATATCGTTTTTAAACCGGTTAACGACAGGCTTATCTTTATCCTGTTTTATGGTTGGGGCAGGACTAAGCAGTATTAAAATGGCTATAACACAAGCCGCAGCGCCGATAAACCAAAGCGATCGGACAATGCGCTTATTAGTGTATGTAGGTTCAATGCGGTAAGGATCAGCATCCGCAGCAATTTTCCTGTTCAATCGATCAGCCAACTTTTGCGTCAGCCGTTCTCCAGTAAGCCAATGATCTGCAATGGCAATCTTTCTGCTTTTTTCATTGGCGAACTCATTTCGTAGTGATAAATACAGCTCAGGGTCCCCCATCATCGACAATAATTCCTGCCTTTCTATTGCTGTAATGACACCATCCAAGTCCCTGGCCATCAACCAAGCAGCCCTTTCTGCATTCTTGTTCATAAACCTTGGATAATTAAAAAAATGTTACAAAAAACCGTTTATCTCCGTTCCACAGTTGAATAACGGAAGCAGTAGCTTTGATAACATGGCTTGGCGCCTTTTTTTTCATTCGGGTACGTATAATAGCGGTAAACAGCTGATTATTCTAAGTATCGAAACCAAAAACAATAGGCCTGCAATCTTCTTATTATCAATGGCCTTTCGGATGATCTGCAGCGCCTTCCACTTCTGATTACCAACTGTGTAATAATCGATCCGCAGTATTTTACTAATTTCTTCATTGGTTTTGCCACCATAAAATGAAAGTTCAAAAACCTTTTTACAGCCTTTAGGCAACTGATCTGCAAGCTGCATGATCATTTGCACTAAGTCCTGCTTCTCACTTTCCTTATGGATCATCTCTATCCTGACAGTTTCCTTAAAATGCATTCTTTCGACGGCAACTTCATCTTTTATAATATTCAATAGTTTCTTATTTCGTGAAGTTTCCGTTTGCTGGCGCCTTAAATAATCAATACAAAGATTTTTTGTAGTAACAAGCAGGAATTTCCTTATTTCAATCTCATCTTTCCCTTGAAAGTTTGAAGAAATTTTCCAGAATTTGACAAATACCTCTACTGTCAGATCCTCCGCCTGTTCACGATTAGGAATGAAACTGTGCGCGAAACCATAAATATGGCCATAATGCTTTCGCCATATTTCTTTAAACTCCGCTTGCTCCAACTTAAAAATATTATCAACAACCTCCATAAGTCATTATGTTTCCATCTTGGAAAGAAAATAAGTCATGTCGGATACAAGGGAAATATTCTGACTCAAAACTTATTGCAAAGCAAGGACTCTGCTTTTGCATTTTTACAATAATCTATCATTAAATAGACTTATGTATGCAATGAGCTGCATTGTTAACAGTAGAAATGAATTAGTAACAGATTAAGTGTATCAGAACCAATAATCATAATAGCAAATAATGCCTATAGTACAATGGTAGTTGGATAGCAAACATGAAATGAAAATATATGCCTATATATCTAACCATCTATTAATTGCCCTTCATTTTTGATCCAATCAAATATAAAGCCGTTATTCAAAGCATTTTTTACATTTTTTCAAATTTTTAAGACACTGACAACAATTCCAAACTGACACAAATATTTAATAATAGGAATTTACGACATCTCATAGTATGGCTTATTCAGAAATAGATCTAAAAAATTGATTCCAATCAATTTTATAAATAAAACAAGACATATGTCTCCTGCTAATCGAAAATATTCGGATGTTATCAATTTAATAGCATTCCGTTAATTAGATGTGCTGGACGTGAACCACGCAACACAAACTTCCCGATTGCCATTAAGCCTGCCTATACCTCAATTCCCATTTGCTTATTCATAAAATAAACCAAAAATGAGACATTTACTGCTAATTAGCTCTGTGTTAGCTTTTTTCTTTTGTGGATGTAAAAAGGACGATGCTCCTCCTACCCTACCAACAGTAGCCACCTCCCCTGTTTCTGGAATTTCCGGGTCTACTGCCACCGGCGGGGGGGTGATATCAGACAATGGGAATGCCGATATTACTGCCAGCGGCGTATGTTGGAGCAGAACTAACAATATGCCTACCATCACTGATGACACAACAAAAGGGGGCATAGCTTCCGGCAATTTCACTGTACAACTGAATAATCTTCAACCAAGCACCACTTATTATGTGCGAGCTTATGCCATCAACAGTGTAGGAACTGCTTATGGAGAGGTAGTAACCTTCAATACCGGAAATGGCGTTCCGGAAGCCAGAATGCTTTCTTTTGAAGGACAAGCAGCCATCACTAATAAAATAAAAATATCTTTCACGTATTATGATGCGGAGAATGACCCACAGGGAGGGACTACCTATCAATGGATTATTGCAGCCAATGCTGCCGACACCGTCAGTTCCACAGGCACTGCCATCAATGGCGCAACAGATAGCGTCTACACTATTGCGGCCGGTGATTTGAATAAGTTTTTACGTGTAACCATTACCCCCAAATCATCAGCAGGAGCTAGTACAGGAAACGCTACACACTCTAAATGGGTAGGCCCGGTAGGTCCTGAACCAACATCTGTAACATTTACATATAATGGCCAAGAAGTGACTTACGGGATCATTACCAGTCCTACAACTGGTAATAAATGGCTGGATAGAAATCTTGGAGCTTCACAAGTGGCCACCAGTTCAACGGATTATCTTGCTTATGGAGATTTGTTTCAGTGGGGACGCCCAGCAGATGGACATCAATTAATGAATTGGTCGAGTTCGACAACTGGTTTGCCACTATCTAACACAACTGAAACCAAATATTCTTCCAATATTCCGAATGGAAGCCTTTTTGTTATTACAAACACTGAGCCTTACGATTGGGTGAATCCAATTAACTATGATAGATGGGCCGCTAATGCAAAGGGAGTTTGTCCCTTTAGTTGGCATATTCCAAATGAAACTGAATGGAAAGCAGAAGGAAAAAGCGCAATAACTGCTATAAATTTAACGAATGGAGGTCAGCGTGCGTTCTGTTGTGGGGGCATTTTGGTGCAAACGGGTACTCAAGGATATTATTGGAGTTCGACAAACTTATCTGGCCAAATATCATATTTCACACTTTCGGGAGGTACGGTACCAGCAGCAAATATTGCAAATGCGGGATATTCAGTAAGATGTATAAAAGATTAAATAATTATTAGCTTATAACTCACCATTTATAATTAAAAGTCTCCAATAAACAACATTAATAAAGTGGTTCCAATAAATGTAGGAACCACTTTATTAATTTCAAAAGTTTACATTATATATTATTCTGTAAGAAACGAGGTTTGCGTAGCACATCTGGTTAATTGGCAATCTGAATTAGTTCCATCCCAAGCACTATACTTGTAGTATGTTGTGCCACCAGTTCCTAATTCAGTTACATTTGTAATTACAGCACATTGAAAATTCTGAGTTTGTGAAGCACAATACTTTCCACCAAATGGTTTAGAAGAAAAGGCAAATGCGCTTGTAACGATAGCCGCTACAGCAAGCACAGAAAATAATTTTTTCATTTTGATAAAATTTAATGTTTATTAATCCCAGCCTACTCTATTCAAGGTTTTCGGCATCCCCTTTGGCATTGCTCAAGTTGATCATACTTAAACAACACCTGACTCTCACTCTCTGCGAAACAATAATTTATTGAATTGAAAGCAATGACTTGGCATTGAGCCTTCCCACATATGCCGCTTTCAAGTTCTTATTTTCATCAAAAGTAGCCGTAAATGGAACGCCCATTAGATGATACTTTTTAGCAATGACACTCCCCGTATCTCTACCATAGATTATCCCTTTTTGCTGGCTCAACTTAAAATAATCAGTAAACTTCTTCATTGATGCCAAGTCAGCATTGGTCACTACATAGATCTGGTGATCATCCCACTTTTCCAAATGATTGATCATATCGCGCATTTGAGCACGGCAATAGGGACAGGTTGGGCTGTAGTAGAAGAGTAATTGAGGCTTACCAGCTGTTGCAGCAGCAGTATGAAAGTAGCTCACACTATCAGCCATTTGAATAACTATATCAGGTAGAAGTTGTCCTTCCATACCCGTTTTATAAGGCTCCTGCACTTTATCCTCTTTGCAACCTGCAGATAAACAAGCAACAAAAAATATTAAACATAAGTATTTCATCTAAACCAGTAATTAATGAGCTAAAGAATAATTATTGCTTTTCAGACCATTTGTATTTACTCTATTCCTTAATAAAATTATTGCCAAAATCCCCATTAATATAAAAG from Candidatus Pseudobacter hemicellulosilyticus encodes the following:
- a CDS encoding sigma-70 family RNA polymerase sigma factor, which produces MEVVDNIFKLEQAEFKEIWRKHYGHIYGFAHSFIPNREQAEDLTVEVFVKFWKISSNFQGKDEIEIRKFLLVTTKNLCIDYLRRQQTETSRNKKLLNIIKDEVAVERMHFKETVRIEMIHKESEKQDLVQMIMQLADQLPKGCKKVFELSFYGGKTNEEISKILRIDYYTVGNQKWKALQIIRKAIDNKKIAGLLFLVSILRIISCLPLLYVPE
- a CDS encoding FISUMP domain-containing protein → MRHLLLISSVLAFFFCGCKKDDAPPTLPTVATSPVSGISGSTATGGGVISDNGNADITASGVCWSRTNNMPTITDDTTKGGIASGNFTVQLNNLQPSTTYYVRAYAINSVGTAYGEVVTFNTGNGVPEARMLSFEGQAAITNKIKISFTYYDAENDPQGGTTYQWIIAANAADTVSSTGTAINGATDSVYTIAAGDLNKFLRVTITPKSSAGASTGNATHSKWVGPVGPEPTSVTFTYNGQEVTYGIITSPTTGNKWLDRNLGASQVATSSTDYLAYGDLFQWGRPADGHQLMNWSSSTTGLPLSNTTETKYSSNIPNGSLFVITNTEPYDWVNPINYDRWAANAKGVCPFSWHIPNETEWKAEGKSAITAINLTNGGQRAFCCGGILVQTGTQGYYWSSTNLSGQISYFTLSGGTVPAANIANAGYSVRCIKD
- a CDS encoding redoxin family protein, whose protein sequence is MKYLCLIFFVACLSAGCKEDKVQEPYKTGMEGQLLPDIVIQMADSVSYFHTAAATAGKPQLLFYYSPTCPYCRAQMRDMINHLEKWDDHQIYVVTNADLASMKKFTDYFKLSQQKGIIYGRDTGSVIAKKYHLMGVPFTATFDENKNLKAAYVGRLNAKSLLSIQ